A region of Pseudomonas cavernicola DNA encodes the following proteins:
- a CDS encoding flavin-containing monooxygenase — MTDLNQTAFQKYTGMTVEKIEIDTLVVGAGQAGVAMSEHLSKLGVPHLVLERNRIAEGWRTGRWDSLVANGPAWHDRFPGLEFDDLEPDAFAPKERVAAYFEAYAKKFNAPIRTGVEVKKVERNAGRPGFTIETSEGVIEANQVIVATGPFQRPVVPPIAPKDEKLTQIHSAEYRNPEQLPEGAVLVVGAGSSGVQIADELQRAGKQVYLSVGAHDRPPRAYRNRDFCWWLGVLGEWDAEGVQPGKEHVTIAVSGARGGHTVDFRRLAHQGMTLVGLTKAFNEGVVTFASNLADNLARGDENYLALLDAADAYIARNGLDLPEEPEARTMLPDPECVTNPILELDLAEAGVTSIIWATGYSVDYNWLKVNAFDANGKPQHQRGVSTEPGVYFVGLPWLSRRGSAFIWGVWHDAKHIVDHIVKQRTYLDYRDASQRQAEADLKQMPDGAQPDSHIQKASLMGVR, encoded by the coding sequence ATGACCGACCTGAATCAAACCGCCTTTCAGAAGTACACAGGCATGACAGTTGAAAAAATAGAAATAGATACGCTTGTTGTTGGCGCCGGTCAGGCCGGCGTGGCCATGAGTGAACACCTGAGCAAACTCGGGGTGCCCCACCTCGTCCTGGAGCGCAATCGTATCGCCGAAGGCTGGCGCACGGGACGCTGGGATTCGCTGGTTGCCAATGGTCCGGCCTGGCACGATCGTTTCCCGGGTCTGGAGTTCGACGATCTCGAGCCCGACGCCTTTGCCCCGAAAGAGCGGGTTGCGGCTTATTTCGAAGCCTATGCCAAGAAGTTCAACGCCCCCATCCGCACCGGTGTGGAAGTGAAGAAGGTGGAACGCAATGCTGGCCGCCCGGGCTTCACTATTGAAACCTCCGAGGGCGTGATCGAGGCCAATCAGGTGATTGTCGCAACCGGCCCCTTCCAGCGCCCTGTTGTTCCGCCGATCGCTCCTAAAGATGAGAAGCTCACACAGATCCACTCTGCCGAGTATCGTAATCCTGAGCAACTGCCCGAGGGGGCTGTGCTGGTGGTGGGTGCCGGGTCGTCGGGTGTGCAGATCGCGGATGAGCTGCAACGTGCCGGCAAGCAGGTCTACCTTTCGGTCGGCGCGCACGATCGCCCGCCACGCGCCTATCGCAACCGTGACTTCTGCTGGTGGCTCGGCGTTCTCGGTGAATGGGATGCGGAGGGCGTCCAGCCGGGCAAGGAGCATGTCACCATCGCAGTAAGCGGTGCGCGTGGCGGCCATACGGTTGACTTCCGCAGACTTGCCCATCAGGGGATGACGCTCGTTGGCCTGACCAAAGCGTTCAATGAAGGTGTGGTGACCTTCGCATCGAATCTTGCGGACAACCTTGCTCGCGGTGATGAGAACTATCTGGCGCTGCTCGATGCTGCTGACGCCTATATCGCCCGCAATGGTCTGGACCTTCCGGAAGAACCTGAAGCCCGCACCATGCTCCCGGATCCGGAATGTGTGACCAACCCCATTCTTGAGCTCGATCTGGCCGAGGCCGGCGTGACCTCGATCATCTGGGCAACGGGCTATTCAGTTGATTACAACTGGCTGAAGGTCAACGCCTTCGACGCAAACGGCAAGCCGCAGCATCAGCGCGGTGTTTCGACCGAGCCTGGCGTCTATTTCGTGGGCCTGCCGTGGCTGTCGCGTCGTGGCTCCGCGTTCATCTGGGGCGTTTGGCACGATGCCAAGCATATTGTTGACCACATCGTAAAACAGCGCACCTATCTCGACTATCGGGATGCCTCGCAACGCCAGGCAGAGGCTGATCTAAAGCAAATGCCTGATGGCGCACAGCCCGATTCGCACATTCAAAAAGCCAGCCTTATGGGAGTCCGTTGA
- a CDS encoding RidA family protein, translating into MPTHTRIRMFNTKDTYPNQTLDNDLCQAVRAGNTVYVRGQVGTDFNGQLVGLGDPRAQAEQAMKNVKQLLEEAGSDLSHIVKTTTYLIDPRYREPVYQEVGKWLKGVFPISTGLVVSALGQPQWLMEIDVIAVIPD; encoded by the coding sequence ATGCCTACTCACACCCGCATCCGCATGTTCAACACCAAAGACACCTACCCGAACCAGACGCTCGACAACGACCTGTGCCAGGCCGTGCGCGCCGGCAACACCGTGTATGTCCGTGGCCAGGTGGGTACCGATTTCAACGGCCAGCTGGTCGGCCTCGGCGACCCGCGTGCCCAGGCCGAACAGGCAATGAAGAACGTCAAGCAACTGCTGGAAGAGGCCGGCAGCGACCTCAGCCACATTGTCAAGACCACCACCTACCTGATCGACCCGCGCTACCGCGAGCCGGTCTACCAGGAGGTCGGCAAGTGGCTCAAGGGCGTGTTCCCGATCTCCACCGGCCTGGTGGTCTCCGCTCTCGGCCAGCCGCAATGGCTGATGGAGATCGACGTGATCGCCGTGATTCCTGACTGA
- a CDS encoding DUF1028 domain-containing protein, with product MTFSIVGRCAETGQLGIAISSSSIAVGARCPWLRAGVGAVATQNITLPALGPDILDLLDAGLAPLAAMDRALASNGFSQYRQLAVIDSQGRTALFTGSEALGVNNAVAGEQCVAAGNLLAGPQVIAAMVAAFEAHAGEPLADRLLAAMNAAVAAGGEAGPVHSAALSVVSDLLWPLVDLRVDWAEEDPLGELGKLWSAYRPQMQDYVTRALDPTQAPSYGVPGDE from the coding sequence ATGACCTTCTCCATAGTCGGCCGTTGCGCCGAGACCGGCCAGCTCGGCATTGCCATAAGCTCTTCCAGCATCGCCGTGGGGGCGCGCTGCCCCTGGCTGCGCGCCGGGGTCGGCGCGGTTGCCACGCAGAACATCACCCTGCCGGCCCTCGGCCCGGATATTCTCGACCTGCTGGACGCCGGACTGGCGCCTCTCGCGGCGATGGATCGGGCGCTGGCCAGCAACGGGTTCAGCCAGTACCGCCAGCTCGCGGTGATCGACAGCCAGGGCCGTACCGCGCTGTTCACCGGCAGCGAGGCGCTCGGCGTGAATAACGCCGTGGCCGGCGAGCAATGCGTGGCGGCCGGCAATCTGCTGGCCGGCCCGCAGGTGATCGCGGCCATGGTCGCCGCCTTCGAGGCGCATGCCGGCGAGCCCCTGGCGGATCGCCTGCTGGCGGCCATGAACGCTGCGGTTGCGGCTGGTGGCGAGGCCGGGCCGGTGCATTCGGCGGCGCTCTCGGTGGTCAGCGATCTGCTTTGGCCGCTGGTCGACCTGCGGGTGGACTGGGCCGAGGAAGACCCGCTCGGCGAGCTGGGCAAGCTGTGGAGCGCTTACCGGCCGCAGATGCAGGACTACGTCACCCGCGCGCTGGACCCGACCCAGGCGCCGAGCTACGGCGTGCCTGGCGATGAGTGA
- the argE gene encoding acetylornithine deacetylase, with translation MSEARSRELLAQLIAFNTVSRESNLALIEFIRDYLAGFGVESELLFNAERTKANLFATLGPRDCGGVALSGHTDVVPVEGQAWTVDPFKLSEQDGRLYGRGTADMKGYLACVLAAVPRFLAQPLRLPVHLAFSYDEEVGCLGVRSLLDALERREHKPIVCIIGEPTEMRPVLGHKGKLAMRCCVQGAACHSAYAPQGVNAIEYAARLIGKLGQIGERLAASGQHDARFDPPYSTVQTGVISGGRALNIVPAECQFDFEVRALPDFDAQQVAEQLQDYATTELLPKMQAIQAETTIRFQPLSAYPGLATDPQSEAAELIALLSGSREFGTVAFGTEGGLFAQAGIPTVVCGPGSMDQGHKPDEFVSIEQLRACDGLLDRLAELLQAGA, from the coding sequence ATGAGTGAAGCGCGCAGCCGTGAACTGCTGGCCCAGCTGATCGCCTTCAACACCGTCAGCCGCGAATCCAATCTGGCGCTGATCGAATTCATCCGCGACTACCTGGCCGGCTTCGGGGTCGAGAGCGAGCTGTTGTTCAACGCCGAGCGGACCAAGGCCAACCTGTTCGCCACCCTCGGCCCCCGGGACTGCGGCGGGGTGGCGTTGTCCGGGCATACCGACGTGGTGCCGGTGGAAGGCCAGGCCTGGACGGTCGATCCGTTCAAGTTGAGCGAACAGGACGGCCGGCTCTATGGCCGCGGTACGGCGGACATGAAGGGCTACCTGGCCTGCGTGCTGGCGGCGGTGCCGCGTTTTCTCGCGCAGCCGCTGCGCCTGCCCGTGCATCTGGCATTTTCCTATGACGAGGAGGTCGGCTGTCTCGGCGTGCGCTCGTTGCTGGACGCACTGGAACGGCGCGAGCACAAGCCGATCGTCTGCATCATCGGCGAGCCGACCGAGATGCGCCCGGTGCTCGGGCACAAGGGTAAGCTCGCCATGCGCTGCTGTGTGCAGGGCGCCGCCTGCCATTCGGCCTATGCGCCGCAGGGGGTGAATGCCATCGAATACGCCGCCCGGCTGATTGGCAAGCTCGGTCAGATCGGCGAACGCCTGGCCGCGTCGGGCCAGCATGACGCGCGCTTCGACCCGCCCTATTCAACGGTGCAGACCGGCGTGATCAGCGGCGGCAGGGCGCTGAACATAGTCCCCGCTGAATGCCAGTTCGATTTCGAGGTACGCGCCTTGCCGGACTTCGATGCGCAGCAGGTCGCCGAACAACTGCAGGATTACGCCACGACCGAACTGCTGCCGAAGATGCAGGCGATCCAGGCCGAGACGACGATCCGTTTTCAGCCGCTGAGCGCTTATCCAGGCCTGGCGACCGATCCGCAGAGTGAAGCTGCTGAATTGATCGCGCTGCTCAGTGGGTCACGCGAGTTCGGCACCGTGGCCTTCGGTACCGAAGGCGGCCTGTTCGCTCAGGCGGGTATTCCAACCGTGGTCTGCGGCCCCGGCAGCATGGACCAGGGGCACAAGCCGGACGAGTTCGTCAGCATCGAGCAGTTGCGGGCCTGTGATGGGTTGCTGGACAGGCTGGCGGAGCTGCTCCAGGCCGGCGCCTAG
- a CDS encoding LysR family transcriptional regulator produces MASYTLRQLKYFVTTVECGSVAEASRKLYIAQPSISTAIKGLEESFGLQLLIRHHAQGVSLTPGGARFYRKAQELLRMAKEFEQNALADLDVVAGQIDIGCFETVAPLYLPRLIAGFNALYPGVEIRLRDGEQQELVQGLTAGRFDLAILYQHDLDSTIETEPLMPPQRPYALLPDGHRFAHQAQVSLRDLALEPMILLDVQPSRTYFVSLFEELGLSPHIAFSSPSIEMVRGMVGQGFGFSVLVTRPHSECTYDGQKVVMLEIAEPVTTSGLVAAWLKRAPLTKPAQLFVDYCKEQLAPQTETPGE; encoded by the coding sequence GTGGCTTCCTATACCCTGCGGCAACTGAAGTATTTCGTGACCACCGTGGAATGCGGCAGCGTGGCCGAGGCCTCGCGCAAGCTGTATATCGCCCAGCCATCGATCTCCACCGCGATCAAGGGGCTGGAAGAGAGTTTTGGCCTGCAGTTGCTCATCCGCCATCATGCCCAGGGTGTGTCGCTGACCCCAGGTGGTGCGCGCTTCTACCGCAAGGCCCAGGAACTGCTGCGCATGGCCAAGGAGTTCGAACAGAACGCCCTGGCCGACCTCGATGTGGTGGCCGGGCAGATCGATATCGGCTGCTTCGAGACCGTCGCCCCGCTCTACCTGCCACGCCTGATCGCCGGCTTTAACGCGCTCTATCCGGGGGTGGAAATCCGCCTGCGCGACGGCGAGCAGCAGGAGCTGGTGCAGGGCCTGACCGCCGGGCGTTTCGACCTGGCGATCCTCTACCAGCACGACCTCGACTCGACCATCGAAACCGAGCCACTGATGCCTCCGCAGCGCCCCTACGCGCTGCTACCGGACGGCCACCGCTTCGCCCATCAGGCGCAGGTGTCACTTCGCGACCTGGCGCTGGAGCCGATGATCCTGCTCGACGTGCAGCCGAGCCGCACCTATTTCGTCAGCCTGTTCGAGGAGCTCGGCCTGAGCCCGCATATCGCCTTCAGCTCACCGTCGATCGAGATGGTCCGCGGCATGGTCGGCCAGGGTTTCGGCTTCTCGGTGCTGGTCACCCGCCCGCACTCGGAGTGCACCTACGACGGGCAGAAGGTGGTGATGCTGGAGATCGCCGAGCCGGTGACCACCTCAGGGCTGGTGGCCGCCTGGCTGAAACGCGCACCGCTGACCAAGCCGGCACAACTGTTCGTCGACTACTGCAAGGAGCAGCTGGCGCCGCAAACCGAAACGCCTGGCGAGTGA
- a CDS encoding aldehyde dehydrogenase, with translation MFELSDWQQRARTQRFIDRALIGGRQVAAESGATFAAINPATNRLLANVAACGAAEVDAAVRAARQAFDSGPWARMAPVERKRVLLRLAELILANREELALLDSLNMGKPVMDAYNIDVPGAGGVFAWYAESLDKLYDQVAPTAQNALATITRVPLGVVAAVVPWNFPLDMAAWKLAPALAAGNSVVLKPAEQSPFSALRLAELALEAGLPEGVLSVVPGLGESAGKALGLHPDIDCLAFTGSTEVGKYFMQYSAQSNLKQVWLECGGKSANLVFADCQDLDLAAEKAAFGIFFNQGEVCSANSRLLVQRSIHDEFVERLIAKARHWQPGDPLNPQSRAGAIVDTRQADSVMGFIDSARTSGANLVCGGQRLSYNGSSNFIEPTIFTGVGADMRLSREEVFGPVLAVTPFDDEEQAVRLANDSVYGLAASLWSDDLNRAHRVARRLNAGTVSVNTVDALDVSVPFGGGKQSGFGRDLSLHSFDKYTQLKTTWFQLR, from the coding sequence GTGTTCGAACTCAGTGATTGGCAACAACGTGCGCGTACCCAGCGCTTCATCGACCGGGCCCTAATCGGCGGCCGGCAGGTCGCCGCCGAGTCCGGCGCGACCTTCGCGGCGATCAACCCGGCGACCAACCGGCTGCTGGCGAATGTCGCCGCCTGCGGTGCCGCCGAGGTCGACGCCGCCGTGCGCGCCGCGCGTCAGGCCTTCGATAGCGGCCCCTGGGCGCGCATGGCACCGGTGGAGCGCAAGCGCGTGCTGCTGCGCCTGGCCGAGCTGATCCTGGCCAATCGCGAGGAACTGGCCCTGCTCGATTCGCTGAACATGGGCAAGCCGGTGATGGACGCCTACAACATAGACGTGCCGGGCGCCGGCGGGGTGTTCGCCTGGTATGCGGAAAGCCTCGACAAGCTCTACGACCAGGTCGCGCCCACCGCGCAGAACGCCCTGGCCACCATCACCCGCGTGCCGCTCGGGGTGGTCGCGGCGGTGGTGCCGTGGAACTTCCCGCTGGATATGGCGGCCTGGAAGCTCGCCCCGGCGCTGGCCGCAGGCAACTCGGTGGTCCTGAAGCCGGCCGAGCAGTCGCCGTTCTCCGCCTTGCGCCTGGCCGAACTGGCGCTGGAAGCCGGGCTGCCGGAAGGCGTGCTGAGCGTGGTGCCGGGTCTCGGCGAGAGTGCCGGCAAGGCGCTCGGCCTGCACCCGGATATCGACTGCCTGGCCTTCACCGGCTCGACCGAAGTCGGCAAATATTTCATGCAGTACTCGGCGCAGTCGAACCTCAAGCAGGTCTGGCTGGAGTGCGGCGGCAAGAGCGCCAATCTGGTGTTCGCCGATTGTCAGGATCTCGATCTGGCGGCGGAGAAGGCCGCCTTCGGCATCTTCTTCAACCAGGGCGAGGTCTGCTCGGCCAACTCGCGGCTGCTGGTGCAGCGCTCGATCCACGATGAGTTCGTCGAGCGCCTGATCGCCAAGGCCCGCCACTGGCAGCCGGGCGATCCGCTGAACCCACAAAGCCGCGCCGGTGCCATAGTCGACACGCGGCAGGCCGATAGCGTGATGGGCTTTATCGACAGCGCCCGCACCAGTGGTGCGAACTTGGTCTGCGGTGGCCAGCGTCTGAGCTACAACGGCTCGAGCAACTTCATCGAGCCGACCATCTTCACCGGCGTGGGTGCGGACATGCGCCTGTCCCGTGAAGAGGTGTTCGGCCCGGTGCTGGCGGTGACCCCCTTCGATGACGAAGAGCAGGCCGTGCGCCTGGCCAACGACAGCGTCTACGGGCTGGCTGCCTCGCTGTGGAGCGACGACCTCAACCGCGCCCATCGTGTGGCCCGGCGCCTGAATGCCGGCACCGTGTCGGTGAATACCGTCGACGCCCTCGACGTCAGCGTGCCCTTCGGCGGCGGCAAGCAGTCCGGCTTCGGCCGCGATCTGTCGCTGCACTCCTTCGACAAGTACACCCAACTGAAGACCACCTGGTTCCAGCTGCGCTGA
- a CDS encoding amino acid permease, giving the protein MTESTSLPLQAPASATAATPGGLRRVLGLGSLLAVAVGVVVSQGVMVLMLQGVGVAGPGFLIPLGLAYLLALTYAFSFSELALMIPRAGSLSSYTEVAIGQFPAILAVFSGYVVVAMFALSAELLLLDLIIGKVYPGVFPQFSVAFGVLGLFTLLNLLGLDIFAKLQTVMAVVMVVVLLLLGLSALASDTPVLEPAALLGGDWNPLGVGVFALTAMAVWGFVGAEFVCPLVEETRRPERNIPRSMIIGLSIIFATIALYCLGALLTVPQAELASNGLPHYLFATTVFGESGQLFLVAAAITATCSTLNSSLAAIPRMLYGMAQNGQAFPLFKRLSPRARTPWVAVLFVAAITGLPILLMGQDAAAINLLLLAAALAWLLAYIITHIDVIALRRRYPQIARPFRTPFYPWPQVIGIAGMLYAIWYASPAPEMTGKIFGIAGLVLGLVSLIAILWIKLVMRKPLFVPEPLEKALNPDQA; this is encoded by the coding sequence ATGACTGAAAGTACAAGCCTACCCTTACAGGCGCCGGCGTCGGCGACCGCCGCGACGCCGGGCGGCCTGCGCCGGGTGCTCGGCCTCGGCTCGCTGCTGGCAGTGGCCGTCGGGGTGGTGGTGTCCCAGGGCGTGATGGTGCTGATGCTGCAAGGTGTCGGCGTCGCCGGGCCGGGCTTCCTGATCCCGCTGGGGCTGGCCTATCTGTTGGCGCTGACCTACGCGTTTTCCTTCTCCGAGCTGGCGTTGATGATCCCGCGAGCGGGCAGCCTGAGCAGCTACACGGAAGTTGCCATCGGCCAGTTCCCGGCGATCCTGGCGGTCTTCTCGGGTTACGTGGTGGTGGCCATGTTCGCCCTGTCCGCCGAACTGCTGCTGCTCGACCTGATCATCGGCAAGGTCTATCCCGGGGTGTTCCCGCAGTTCAGCGTCGCCTTCGGGGTGCTTGGCCTGTTCACCCTGCTCAACCTGCTGGGCCTCGACATCTTCGCCAAGCTGCAGACAGTGATGGCGGTAGTCATGGTGGTGGTGCTGCTGCTGCTGGGGCTGAGCGCTCTCGCCAGCGATACGCCAGTGCTGGAGCCCGCTGCATTGCTCGGCGGCGACTGGAATCCGCTCGGCGTGGGCGTGTTCGCCCTCACCGCGATGGCTGTCTGGGGCTTCGTCGGCGCCGAGTTCGTCTGCCCGCTGGTGGAGGAGACGCGCCGGCCGGAACGCAATATCCCGCGCTCGATGATCATCGGCCTGAGCATCATCTTCGCGACCATCGCTCTGTATTGCCTCGGCGCGCTGCTGACGGTGCCGCAGGCGGAGTTGGCGAGCAACGGCCTGCCGCATTACCTGTTCGCCACCACGGTGTTCGGCGAGAGCGGCCAGCTGTTCCTAGTAGCCGCGGCGATCACCGCCACCTGCAGCACCCTCAACTCCTCGCTGGCGGCGATTCCACGGATGCTCTACGGCATGGCGCAGAACGGCCAGGCCTTCCCGCTGTTCAAGCGCCTCAGCCCGCGGGCCCGTACGCCTTGGGTGGCCGTGCTGTTCGTCGCGGCCATCACCGGCCTGCCGATCCTGCTGATGGGCCAGGACGCGGCAGCGATCAACCTGTTGCTGCTGGCCGCCGCCCTGGCCTGGCTGCTGGCCTACATCATCACCCACATCGACGTGATCGCCCTGCGCCGGCGCTACCCGCAGATCGCCCGGCCGTTCCGTACGCCCTTCTATCCCTGGCCGCAGGTCATCGGCATCGCCGGCATGCTCTACGCCATCTGGTACGCCTCGCCGGCGCCGGAAATGACCGGGAAGATCTTCGGCATCGCCGGGCTGGTGCTGGGCCTGGTGTCGCTGATCGCGATCCTCTGGATCAAGCTGGTGATGCGCAAGCCGCTGTTCGTGCCCGAGCCGCTTGAAAAGGCGCTGAACCCGGACCAAGCCTGA
- a CDS encoding aspartate aminotransferase family protein yields the protein MNTQIKGNRETREYQALDAAHHIHAFLDQKALNAEGPRVIVKGEGLYLWDNDGQRYLDGMSGLWCTNLGYGRKDLNAAAARQLEQLPYYNMFFHTTHPAVVELSELLFSLLPSHYSHAIYTNSGSEANEALIRTVRRYWQILGKPQKKIMIGRWNGYHGSTLAATALGGMKFMHEMGGMIPDVAHIDEPYWYGHEGDLTPAEFGLRAARQLEEKILELGAENVAAFIAEPFQGAGGMIFPPESYWPEIQRICRQYDVLLCADEVIGGFGRTGEWFAHEYFGFEPDTLSIAKGLTSGYIPMGGLVLSKRMAEVLVEQGGVFAHGLTYSGHPVAAAVATANLKALRDEGVVTRVKQETGPYLQRCLREVFTDHPLVGEIQGAGMVAALQFAEDKATRKRFANEADITWSCRTHGFEEGLIIRATLGRMIMAPALVASHSELDELVEKTKRAVDRTAQELGRL from the coding sequence ATGAATACCCAGATTAAGGGAAACCGTGAAACCCGTGAGTACCAGGCGCTGGACGCCGCCCACCATATCCATGCCTTCCTCGACCAGAAGGCGCTGAATGCCGAGGGCCCGCGGGTAATCGTGAAGGGCGAGGGCCTGTACCTGTGGGACAACGACGGCCAGCGCTATCTGGACGGCATGTCCGGCCTGTGGTGCACCAACCTCGGCTACGGCCGCAAGGACCTCAATGCCGCCGCCGCCCGCCAGCTCGAGCAGCTGCCGTACTACAACATGTTCTTCCACACCACTCACCCGGCGGTGGTGGAGCTCTCCGAGCTGCTCTTCAGCCTGCTGCCCAGCCACTACAGCCACGCGATCTATACCAACTCCGGCTCCGAGGCCAACGAGGCGCTGATCCGCACCGTGCGCCGCTACTGGCAGATCCTCGGCAAGCCGCAGAAGAAGATCATGATCGGTCGCTGGAACGGCTACCACGGCTCGACTCTGGCCGCGACCGCCCTGGGCGGGATGAAGTTCATGCACGAGATGGGTGGCATGATCCCCGACGTTGCGCACATCGACGAGCCCTACTGGTACGGCCACGAAGGCGACCTGACGCCGGCCGAGTTCGGCCTGCGCGCCGCCCGCCAACTGGAAGAGAAAATCCTCGAACTGGGTGCGGAAAACGTTGCGGCCTTCATCGCCGAACCGTTCCAGGGCGCCGGTGGGATGATCTTCCCGCCGGAAAGCTATTGGCCGGAAATCCAGCGCATCTGCCGCCAGTACGACGTGCTGCTGTGCGCCGATGAGGTGATCGGTGGCTTCGGCCGCACCGGCGAATGGTTCGCCCATGAATACTTCGGCTTCGAGCCGGACACCCTGTCGATCGCCAAGGGTCTGACTTCGGGTTACATCCCGATGGGCGGGCTGGTGCTTTCCAAACGCATGGCCGAGGTGTTGGTGGAGCAAGGCGGGGTGTTCGCCCACGGCCTGACCTACTCGGGGCACCCGGTGGCCGCCGCCGTGGCTACCGCCAACCTCAAGGCGCTGCGCGACGAGGGTGTGGTCACTCGGGTCAAGCAGGAGACCGGCCCCTATCTGCAACGCTGCCTGCGCGAGGTGTTCACCGATCACCCGCTGGTCGGCGAAATCCAAGGTGCCGGGATGGTCGCCGCCCTGCAGTTCGCCGAGGACAAGGCCACGCGCAAGCGCTTTGCCAACGAGGCCGACATCACCTGGAGCTGCCGCACCCATGGTTTCGAAGAGGGGTTGATCATCCGCGCCACCCTCGGCCGGATGATCATGGCGCCGGCCCTGGTGGCCAGCCACAGCGAGCTCGATGAACTGGTGGAGAAGACCAAGCGCGCGGTGGATCGCACAGCGCAGGAACTGGGGCGGCTGTAA
- a CDS encoding ABC transporter substrate-binding protein, which yields MIKSLLKRSSLSLATTALAVGVVTGAQAGTLSIGHTTWVGYGTLYLARDLGYFKEQGLDLQLTTMEESSMYMAAQASGQLSGSASTIDEILKYRPQFCFKAVAALDDSYGGDGVLVGKEVNSLQELKGKAIAVNEGSVSQFWLSYLLKQNGMSMSDLQVQNMTADDAATAFIAGRIPAAVTWEPHLSLVRQKGQGKVLIDSTKTPGIIVDVVALNCDVIEKQPEDVKALVNGLYKAVQYTKEHPQEAYAIMAKGVGGYLADPLEMANAAKGVRFYDQPMSEKLLGTPGKPGDIAELIELANQTWSSLQGKPFAVSYDDLVDSTFVSP from the coding sequence ATGATCAAGTCCTTGCTCAAGCGTTCCTCGCTGTCCCTTGCAACCACCGCACTGGCCGTTGGCGTCGTCACTGGCGCCCAGGCCGGCACTCTGTCCATCGGCCATACCACCTGGGTTGGTTATGGCACGCTGTATCTGGCTCGCGATTTGGGCTACTTCAAGGAGCAGGGCCTCGACCTGCAGCTGACCACCATGGAGGAGTCCTCGATGTACATGGCCGCCCAGGCCTCCGGCCAACTCTCCGGCTCGGCTTCGACCATCGACGAGATCCTCAAATACCGTCCGCAGTTTTGCTTCAAGGCGGTGGCCGCGCTGGATGACAGCTACGGCGGTGACGGCGTGCTGGTGGGCAAGGAGGTCAACAGCCTGCAGGAGCTCAAGGGCAAGGCGATCGCGGTCAACGAGGGTTCGGTCTCGCAGTTCTGGCTGTCCTATCTGCTCAAGCAAAACGGCATGTCCATGAGCGATCTGCAGGTGCAGAACATGACCGCCGACGACGCCGCCACCGCCTTTATCGCCGGGCGCATTCCGGCCGCGGTGACCTGGGAGCCGCACCTGTCGCTGGTGCGCCAGAAAGGTCAGGGCAAGGTGCTGATCGACAGCACCAAGACGCCCGGGATCATCGTCGATGTGGTGGCGCTCAACTGCGACGTCATCGAGAAGCAGCCGGAAGACGTCAAGGCGCTGGTCAACGGCCTGTACAAGGCTGTGCAGTACACCAAGGAGCATCCGCAGGAGGCCTACGCGATCATGGCCAAGGGCGTCGGCGGCTATCTGGCCGATCCGCTCGAGATGGCGAATGCCGCCAAGGGCGTGCGCTTCTATGACCAGCCCATGAGCGAAAAACTGCTCGGCACTCCCGGCAAGCCCGGTGACATCGCCGAGTTGATCGAGCTGGCCAACCAGACCTGGAGCTCACTGCAAGGCAAACCCTTTGCCGTCAGCTACGACGACCTGGTCGACAGCACATTCGTCAGCCCTTGA
- a CDS encoding ABC transporter permease, translating to MANSKSWLNRCLTPKVDLPAKLLLGASTVCWLLVIGLWAGLSYGGVVPTMFLPTPGAVLEAAARLGSDGTLAQHVWASVEVVLIGFIVSSLVAVPLGLLMGSFRIVQAFLEPLVNFIRYLPVTSFVPLFILWIGIGLEQRVTVIIFGVFFQQLVMIADVSKGVSKDLINASYTLGSNRRDVLFHVLGPASLPGVLDTLRVTMGWAWTYLVVAELVAASSGLGYISLKAMRGFQVDVIFLAIAIIGLLGLVTDQLFRLLRLKVASWAQ from the coding sequence ATGGCCAATTCAAAATCATGGCTTAACCGCTGCCTGACGCCCAAGGTCGACTTGCCGGCCAAGCTGCTTCTCGGCGCCAGCACAGTCTGTTGGCTGCTGGTGATCGGCCTTTGGGCCGGGCTCTCCTACGGTGGCGTGGTACCGACGATGTTCCTGCCCACCCCCGGCGCGGTGCTGGAGGCGGCCGCACGTCTGGGTAGCGACGGCACCCTGGCGCAACACGTCTGGGCCAGCGTCGAGGTGGTGCTGATCGGCTTCATCGTCTCCTCCCTGGTGGCGGTGCCGCTGGGGCTGCTGATGGGCAGCTTCCGCATCGTCCAGGCGTTCCTCGAACCGCTGGTGAACTTCATCCGCTACCTGCCGGTGACCTCCTTCGTGCCGCTGTTCATCCTCTGGATCGGCATCGGTCTGGAGCAGCGGGTGACGGTGATCATCTTCGGCGTGTTCTTCCAGCAACTGGTGATGATCGCCGACGTCTCCAAGGGCGTGTCCAAGGACCTGATCAACGCCTCCTACACCCTGGGCTCCAATCGCCGCGATGTGCTCTTCCACGTGCTCGGCCCGGCGTCGCTGCCGGGCGTGCTGGATACCCTGCGGGTGACCATGGGCTGGGCCTGGACCTACCTGGTGGTGGCCGAACTGGTCGCGGCGTCCAGCGGCCTCGGTTACATCAGCTTGAAGGCCATGCGCGGCTTCCAGGTCGATGTGATTTTCCTCGCCATCGCCATCATCGGCCTGCTGGGCCTGGTGACCGATCAACTGTTCCGACTTCTTCGACTCAAGGTGGCCTCATGGGCGCAGTAG